The sequence below is a genomic window from Desulfovibrio litoralis DSM 11393.
GAATATTAGCGAGGCGGCCTCTATCACCATTCATAACGGAGCCTCTACTCCTTTAACTCTTTCGATTATGCTTTATTCAGTGCTTGCTATTTTACCTGTTGTTATTATTTATCAAATCTGGGTATACACTGTGTTTAGTCATAAAATTACAGACGAAGATTTAAAGAGTGAACATTCTTATTAAAATCTTATTAAAATTATAATTGATTAAATTGTTAGCTCCTTGATTTTACTATCGAGGAGCTATATCATTTCAACTGCAAAGTAAAATTAACTTTTAATAAATAAGCTCAATAAAGATGAATACATTAGATAAAAGTATTGAAGCATTCCGTCTGTCAATGCCTGAATATGAGGCAAAACATCAGTGGCTACCGTTGTTGTTAAATTGTTATGCCGTAATTGATTTTAGTGTTGCTCAAGTTACTAAAAAAAATAAAGATATTATAGCTTGTTATAAAGGTTGCGTTGCTTGTTGTTATCATACGATTCCTCTTTCTACTATAGAGGTGATTGGTCTTGGTTTTTATGTAAATACAATTTTAGATCAACAACTGCTTGCGACACTATTGGAAAATTTTAAGACAAAACCAAAAATCTGCTTGTTTAATCTTGATGGAGCGTGTGTTGTTTATCCAATGCGTCCGATAGCTTGCCGAAGATATATGGTTGCTGGTCAAAGCTGTACAATTAATGAAGACCCCCTTGAAACCAGACCAAACGAGGTTTTGATTCCTTCGAGAAGACTTTTGTACACAGCCGTTG
It includes:
- a CDS encoding YkgJ family cysteine cluster protein; the encoded protein is MNTLDKSIEAFRLSMPEYEAKHQWLPLLLNCYAVIDFSVAQVTKKNKDIIACYKGCVACCYHTIPLSTIEVIGLGFYVNTILDQQLLATLLENFKTKPKICLFNLDGACVVYPMRPIACRRYMVAGQSCTINEDPLETRPNEVLIPSRRLLYTAVAQTLPFFQVRDIDGLQGEDVFDSYKKNIVELSSVYDKILKL